Proteins co-encoded in one Prunus persica cultivar Lovell chromosome G6, Prunus_persica_NCBIv2, whole genome shotgun sequence genomic window:
- the LOC109949645 gene encoding uncharacterized protein LOC109949645 yields MTGRHSQGQDLIPFDLEIERTVRKRKDKFTHSLEQQKDGGSVENINEKSDKNVGEQQLTQEEAMERTQPARATKEYSILTLSNTLSCIVIPEVEANSFELKSGMIHLLPSFYGKSNEDPNMHIRKFFDICGTIKILNVSDEVVRRKLFPFSLKDRAKAWLHSLPAESITSWEGLAQKFLQKFFPPQKTNQLRRDIMHFSQGEHEPFYEACERFRELLQKCPHHGIIDWMQMRFFYEGLTTANKRMVDSACRGALMEKTPQEAFDQFDLLANNNQQWGSERTKKAGVHKVDTNTAVVAQTSSLEKKLETLMRAVIPSSPQQVCAICSDPTHPMELCPSTTQGFEQVLQVNSFQRPRNDLYSNTYNPGWRNHPNFSWSN; encoded by the coding sequence ATGACTGGAAGACACTCTCAAGGTCAAGACCTGATACCGTTTGATCTTGAGATTGAAAGAACAGTTAGGAAACGAAAAGACAAATTCACTCACTCACTGGAACAACAAAAAGACGGAGGTTCCGTTGAAAATATAAACGAGAAGAGTGACAAGAACGTTGGGGAACAACAATTAACGCAAGAGGAAGCAATGGAACGAACACAACCTGCTCGAGCTACGAAGGAGTACTCCATCCTAACTCTTTCTAACACTCTGTCATGTATTGTAATACCAGAAGTTGAAGCAAATTCATTTGAACTTAAGTCTGGAATGATTCATTTGTTACCATCTTTCTATGGCAAGTCGAACGAAGATCCTAACATGCATATTCGGAAATTTTTTGACATTTGTGGCACCATTAAGATCCTAAATGTCTCTGATGAAGTAGTTAGGCGGAAATTGTTCCCATTTTCATTAAAGGATAGAGCCAAAGCTTGGCTTCACTCACTACCAGCTGAATCCATTACTTCATGGGAGGGTTTAGCTcaaaaatttctccaaaaaTTCTTCCCTCCCCAGAAAACGAATCAGCTTAGAAGAGATATCATGCATTTTAGTCAAGGAGAGCATGAGCCATTCTATGAAGCTTGTGAGCGATTTAGAGAATTGCTGCAAAAATGCCCTCATCATGGCATTATTGATTGGATGCAAATGCGCTTCTTTTATGAAGGACTTACGACTGCAAACAAACGAATGGTTGACTCTGCATGTAGAGGTGCATTGATGGAGAAGACACCTCAAGAAGCATTTGATCAATTTGATTTGCTTGCCAATAATAATCAACAATGGGGCAGTGAGCGGACAAAGAAGGCAGGAGTTCATAAAGTTGACACCAACACTGCGGTTGTTGCTCAAACTTCAAGCCTTGAGAAAAAACTTGAAACTCTTATGCGTGCTGTTATTCCATCTTCCCCACAACAAGTTTGCGCCATTTGTTCAGACCCAACTCATCCAATGGAACTTTGTCCATCTACTACGCAAGGTTTTGAGCAAGTTCTCCAAGTTAATTCATTTCAGCGACCTCGGAATGATCTATATTCGAACACCTATAATCCAGGGTGGCGTAACCACCCAAATTTTTCATGGAGCAACTAG